One Setaria viridis chromosome 5, Setaria_viridis_v4.0, whole genome shotgun sequence genomic region harbors:
- the LOC117859213 gene encoding condensin complex subunit 2 isoform X2, which yields MPPSEDAPPPARTPPPARGTAAGSRVLLQSPPPAFPLGSNDDQLERARARAAARAASVRRRSLAASIAPSKDPHHDLLNREQVMDLFHNCIKLASENKINQKNTWELGLIDHLSEIIQAGEEEDETNFQKASCTLEAGVKIYSLRVDSVHSEAYKVLGGINRAGRGEEADTEEGSNGEPAQDEGISKKDADRRISPASTLESSYEALNVKKFDVAFTVDPLYHQTTAQFDEGGAKGLLLYNLGVYGSCRVLFDSFEAPDKCILSDMQTEKAEVIDLSFAKEQIEEMVAQMPLCNDISPTLRDIVAQFDGENERPSHGLSSGQMPVMEDEMVNGNEADNNDSFIPESGMWDFGGCDDHEDAYDENYNPVGSNSTNYQEEFDEYTVEIPQGTVADEKLDKIADLLLLGMGTSKTNAWAGPEHWKYRKAKDLEAAPTSSVESEIPNKMKKKRAKDEPDVDFTKALDNEPLNIFAPPKNPKSLLLPANRAICSNRLPEDCHYRPESLVKLFLLPDVLCLAKRRRKSHDTPVENNDNFMPSEPWDDDNFCTDHIDEGHACSDVEEPVNLINKPRQVNKIDIQYDKVSKQVDVHALKEVLWNHIHASAETDNRENEEAESPLSLSQVLHDLPSSNPDAAATDISPHLYFICLLHLANEHGLTLHDRPTLDEIDICMPTSPHVK from the exons ATGCCGCCCTCCGAGGacgcccctccgccggcgcggaccccgcctcccgcgcgcgggacggcggccgGCTCGCGGGTGCTGctgcagtcgccgccgccggcgttccCGCTCGGCTCCAACGACGACCAGCTcgagcgcgcccgcgcccgcgccgcggcgcgggccgcctccgtccgccgccgctccctcgccgcctccatcgcgcCCTCCAAGGACCCCCACCACGACCTCCTCAACCGCGAGCAGGTCATGGACCTCTTCCACAACTGCATCAAGCTCGCATCCGAGAAC AAAATTAACCAGAAGAACACGTGGGAGCTGGGGCTCATCGACCACCTTAGCGAGATCATacaggcgggggaggaggaggacgagaccAACTTCCAGAAG GCAAGCTGCACTCTGGAGGCTGGGGTCAAGATCTACTCACTTCGTGTCGATTCCGTGCACTCCGAGGCATACAAGGTGCTCGGTGGGATCAACCGTGCCGGAAGGGGTGAAGAGGCTG ATACGGAAGAAGGAAGCAATGGTGAACCTGCACAAGATGAGGGTATCAGCAAAAAGGACGCTGATAGGAGG ATTTCACCAGCATCAACGTTGGAGTCCTCATATGAGGCTCTTAATGTAAAGAAATTTGATG TTGCTTTCACAGTGGATCCTCTATACCATCAAACTACAGCTCAGTTTGATGAAGGTGGGGCGAAGGGTCTTTTGTTGTATAACCTTGGTGTCTATGGCAGCTGTCGtgtgttgtttgattcattTGAAGCTCCAGACAAGTGTATCTTAAGTGATATGCAAACTGAGAAGGCTGAGGTGATTGACCTTTCATTTGCTAAAG AGCAAATTGAGGAAATGGTTGCTCAAATGCCTCTATGTAATGATATTTCTCCAACCCTGAGGGACATTGTTGCTCAGTTTGATGGAGAAAACGAAAGGCCATCACACGGGTTATCTTCTGGGCAAATGCCAGTGATGGAAGATGAGATGGTTAACGGTAACGAAGCAGACAATAATGATAGCTTCATACCGGAGTCTGGAATGTGGGATTTTGGTGGTTGTGATGACCATGAGGATGCTTACGACGAAAACTACAACCCAGTGGGTTCCAACTCAACAAACTATCAAGAG GAATTTGATGAATACACTGTTGAGATTCCTCAAGGTACTGTTGCAGATGAAAAGCTTGACAAAATTGCAGATCTTTTGTTGCTTGGCATGGGCACTTCAAAGACAAATGCTTGGGCAGGACCTGAGCACTGGAAATATCGCAAAGCTAAAG ATTTGGAGGCTGCCCCAACTTCATCTGTTGAATCAGAAATACCAAATaagatgaagaagaaaagagCCAAGGATGAGCCTGATGTTGATTTCACAAAAGCACTGGACAATGAGCCTCTAAATATCTTCGCACCTCCCAAAAATCCGAAGTCATTGCTGCTTCCCGCAAATAGGGCTATCTGCAGTAATAGACTTCCAGAAGATTGCCATTACCGGCCTGAAAGCCTTGTTAAATTATTTCTTCTTCCAGATGTTTTG TGCCTTGctaagagaagaagaaaatcaCATG ACACTCCAGTGGAGAACAATGATAACTTCATGCCATCTGAACCTTGGGATGATGATAACTTTTGCACTGATCACATTGATGAAGGACATGCCTGCAGTGATGTAGAGGAGCCAGTAAACCTTATCAATAAACCGAGACAG GTCAACAAGATTGATATACAATACGACAAGGTATCAAAACAAGTGGATGTTCATGCTTTAAAAGAAGTGCTTTGGAATCACATCCATGCATCTGCTGAGACTGATAATCGG GAAAATGAGGAAGCTGAATCACCGCTGAGCCTGTCACAGGTGCTGCATGATCTTCCAAGCAGCAACCCGGATGCTGCAGCAACTGATATCTCACCGCACCTGTATTTCATCTGCCTCTTGCATTTGGCAAATGAGCATGGCTTGACGCTGCACGACCGCCCCACATTGGATGAAATTGACATATGCATGCCGACTTCACCTCATGTGAAGTGA
- the LOC117859213 gene encoding condensin complex subunit 2 isoform X1, which produces MPPSEDAPPPARTPPPARGTAAGSRVLLQSPPPAFPLGSNDDQLERARARAAARAASVRRRSLAASIAPSKDPHHDLLNREQVMDLFHNCIKLASENKINQKNTWELGLIDHLSEIIQAGEEEDETNFQKASCTLEAGVKIYSLRVDSVHSEAYKVLGGINRAGRGEEADTEEGSNGEPAQDEGISKKDADRRISPASTLESSYEALNVKKFDVAFTVDPLYHQTTAQFDEGGAKGLLLYNLGVYGSCRVLFDSFEAPDKCILSDMQTEKAEVIDLSFAKEQIEEMVAQMPLCNDISPTLRDIVAQFDGENERPSHGLSSGQMPVMEDEMVNGNEADNNDSFIPESGMWDFGGCDDHEDAYDENYNPVGSNSTNYQEEFDEYTVEIPQGTVADEKLDKIADLLLLGMGTSKTNAWAGPEHWKYRKAKDLEAAPTSSVESEIPNKMKKKRAKDEPDVDFTKALDNEPLNIFAPPKNPKSLLLPANRAICSNRLPEDCHYRPESLVKLFLLPDVLCLAKRRRKSHDTPVENNDNFMPSEPWDDDNFCTDHIDEGHACSDVEEPVNLINKPRQVNKIDIQYDKVSKQVDVHALKEVLWNHIHASAETDNRQENEEAESPLSLSQVLHDLPSSNPDAAATDISPHLYFICLLHLANEHGLTLHDRPTLDEIDICMPTSPHVK; this is translated from the exons ATGCCGCCCTCCGAGGacgcccctccgccggcgcggaccccgcctcccgcgcgcgggacggcggccgGCTCGCGGGTGCTGctgcagtcgccgccgccggcgttccCGCTCGGCTCCAACGACGACCAGCTcgagcgcgcccgcgcccgcgccgcggcgcgggccgcctccgtccgccgccgctccctcgccgcctccatcgcgcCCTCCAAGGACCCCCACCACGACCTCCTCAACCGCGAGCAGGTCATGGACCTCTTCCACAACTGCATCAAGCTCGCATCCGAGAAC AAAATTAACCAGAAGAACACGTGGGAGCTGGGGCTCATCGACCACCTTAGCGAGATCATacaggcgggggaggaggaggacgagaccAACTTCCAGAAG GCAAGCTGCACTCTGGAGGCTGGGGTCAAGATCTACTCACTTCGTGTCGATTCCGTGCACTCCGAGGCATACAAGGTGCTCGGTGGGATCAACCGTGCCGGAAGGGGTGAAGAGGCTG ATACGGAAGAAGGAAGCAATGGTGAACCTGCACAAGATGAGGGTATCAGCAAAAAGGACGCTGATAGGAGG ATTTCACCAGCATCAACGTTGGAGTCCTCATATGAGGCTCTTAATGTAAAGAAATTTGATG TTGCTTTCACAGTGGATCCTCTATACCATCAAACTACAGCTCAGTTTGATGAAGGTGGGGCGAAGGGTCTTTTGTTGTATAACCTTGGTGTCTATGGCAGCTGTCGtgtgttgtttgattcattTGAAGCTCCAGACAAGTGTATCTTAAGTGATATGCAAACTGAGAAGGCTGAGGTGATTGACCTTTCATTTGCTAAAG AGCAAATTGAGGAAATGGTTGCTCAAATGCCTCTATGTAATGATATTTCTCCAACCCTGAGGGACATTGTTGCTCAGTTTGATGGAGAAAACGAAAGGCCATCACACGGGTTATCTTCTGGGCAAATGCCAGTGATGGAAGATGAGATGGTTAACGGTAACGAAGCAGACAATAATGATAGCTTCATACCGGAGTCTGGAATGTGGGATTTTGGTGGTTGTGATGACCATGAGGATGCTTACGACGAAAACTACAACCCAGTGGGTTCCAACTCAACAAACTATCAAGAG GAATTTGATGAATACACTGTTGAGATTCCTCAAGGTACTGTTGCAGATGAAAAGCTTGACAAAATTGCAGATCTTTTGTTGCTTGGCATGGGCACTTCAAAGACAAATGCTTGGGCAGGACCTGAGCACTGGAAATATCGCAAAGCTAAAG ATTTGGAGGCTGCCCCAACTTCATCTGTTGAATCAGAAATACCAAATaagatgaagaagaaaagagCCAAGGATGAGCCTGATGTTGATTTCACAAAAGCACTGGACAATGAGCCTCTAAATATCTTCGCACCTCCCAAAAATCCGAAGTCATTGCTGCTTCCCGCAAATAGGGCTATCTGCAGTAATAGACTTCCAGAAGATTGCCATTACCGGCCTGAAAGCCTTGTTAAATTATTTCTTCTTCCAGATGTTTTG TGCCTTGctaagagaagaagaaaatcaCATG ACACTCCAGTGGAGAACAATGATAACTTCATGCCATCTGAACCTTGGGATGATGATAACTTTTGCACTGATCACATTGATGAAGGACATGCCTGCAGTGATGTAGAGGAGCCAGTAAACCTTATCAATAAACCGAGACAG GTCAACAAGATTGATATACAATACGACAAGGTATCAAAACAAGTGGATGTTCATGCTTTAAAAGAAGTGCTTTGGAATCACATCCATGCATCTGCTGAGACTGATAATCGG CAGGAAAATGAGGAAGCTGAATCACCGCTGAGCCTGTCACAGGTGCTGCATGATCTTCCAAGCAGCAACCCGGATGCTGCAGCAACTGATATCTCACCGCACCTGTATTTCATCTGCCTCTTGCATTTGGCAAATGAGCATGGCTTGACGCTGCACGACCGCCCCACATTGGATGAAATTGACATATGCATGCCGACTTCACCTCATGTGAAGTGA